From the Solanum lycopersicum chromosome 10, SLM_r2.1 genome, one window contains:
- the LOC138339089 gene encoding uncharacterized protein codes for MRQCTSQRGRGGPRPNSSLQTRPPTPQGRGRGRVQSGRGYRVSSSGVAAQQSGGRGTTQDRGGRGGHCYAFPGRPEAETSDAVITDCLESEVQQKGKDKVPK; via the exons atgcggcagtgtacttcacaaaggggtcgtggtgggcctcgacctaattcttcacTCCAGACCAGACCACCAacaccacagggtagaggtcgtggcagagttcagtcaggtagaggttatagagtttctagtagtggtgttgcagctcaacagagtgggggtagaggtaccacccaggatagaggtggacgaggaggccactgctatgctttccccgggagacctGAGGCAGAGACCTCCgatgctgttattacag attgcctTGAGTCGGAAGTTCAACAAAAGGGGAAGGATAAAGTCCCGAAGTGA